AAATGCTCGCTGACGTGGTCCAGCTTTCAGTATCGAAGAGTGGGGGCCGGCGGGTCTGTCGGCTAAATCGGAAAGGTCTGTAGGTCAGGCACGCGAGAAGGGGTAAGCCATACCTTTATGGATATGTGTTTTTGTGCACAAAGAGAGACTTGGGAGCTCATCCCGTCCCCTACGCCCTTTGTGTGATGAATTCAGGGCGGCATGTCGCTAGACTAACCGGTTTAAACGGTTTGTCCGTGGCCGGCGATGGCGTGGCCGGGCAGGGACGGTTCGCGGGAAGCGAGTAGCGCACTCTATGAGACTGAAAAGCATCAAGCTGGCGGGGTTCAAGTCGTTCGTGGATCCCACGACGGCCCTGTTCCCGGATAACCTCACCGCCGTGGTGGGGCCCAATGGCTGTGGCAAGTCCAATATCATCGACGCCGTGCGCTGGGTGATGGGGGAATCCTCCGCCAAGCATTTGCGCGGCGAGTCCATGGCGGACGTGATCTTCAACGGCTCCAACTCCCGCAAACCGGTGGCGCAGGCCTCTATCGAGCTGGTGTTCGATAACGCCGAGGGCAAGATCCAGGGCGAGTACGGCAAGTTCAGTGAAATCTCGGTGCGGCGCCTGGTGACCCGGGACGGCCAGTCCAATTACTTCCTCAACGGCGCCAAGTGCCGCCGCAAGGACATCTCCGATATCTTCATGGGCACCGGTCTCGGCCCCCGCAGTTACGCCATTATCGAGCAGGGCATGATCTCCCGGTTGATCGAGGCGAAGCCGGAAGAGTTGCGGGTGTACATCGAGGAGGCCGCCGGCATCTCCAAGTACAAGGCCCGTCGCCGTGAGACCGAGAACCGCATGCGCCGTACCCGGGAGAACCTGGAGCGCCTGACCGACATTCGCGAGGAACTGGAACGGCAACTGGAGCGCCTCAGCCGCCAGGCCGCCGCGGCGGAGAAATACAAGCAGTACAAGGAAGAGGAGCGCCACAAGAGCGCTCAGCTCAAAGCCTTGCGCTGGCAGGGCCTGGATCACCAGGTCAAGCAGTTGGACCACGTGATCGGCGAGCTGGACGTGAGCATGGAGGCCAAGGTGGCCGAGCAGCGCCACGTGGACGCCGAGATCGAGCGGCTGCGCGAAGGGCATAACGAAGCGCAGGAGCATTTCAATCAGGTCCAGCAGCACTTTTACGCGCTCGGCGCCGAGGTGGCGCGGCTGGAGCAGAGCATCCAGCACCAGCGCGAGCGTCATCAGCAGTTGCACGAAGAGTTCGAGCAGGTCCGGGCCAGCTGGAAAGAGGCCGATGAGCACCAGCGGCTGGACGGCGAAAAGCTGGCCATGCTGGAGGAGCAGTTGGCGGAGTTGGAGCCGCGGCTGGAAGAAAGCAGCGAGCTGCAGGATAGTGCCACCGAGACGCTGACCCTGGCCGAGGAGGCCATGCAGGAGTGGCAGCAGGAGTGGGAGACCTTCAATAACCGGGCCGGCGAGTCACGCCGCCAGGCGGAGGTGGAACAGTCCCGCATCCAGCATCTGGAAAAATCCATCGAGCGCCTGCGTGATCGCATGGGACGGCTCGACAAGGAGCAGGAGTCCCTGGACTCCGGCCCGCTGGCCACCGAGATGCGTGAGTTTCAGGAGCAGGTGGCCGAGCTGCAGATGCAGCGTGAAGAGAGCGAGATGAGCAGCGAACGGCTGCAGGATGAGATCAACCAGCTGCGCCGCCAGAACGGCGATCGTGGCCGTGAGCTGGATGACGCCCGCGAGCGGCTGCAAACCCTGCGCGGCCGCCATACCTCCCTGGAGGCGCTGCAGAAGGCGGCCATGGGCGATGACGGCGCGGTGAGCGAATGGCTCACCCGCCACGAACTGGACGACCATCCGCGCCTGGCGGACCGTATCAACGTGGCCGAGGGCTGGGAAAAAGCGGTGGAAGCGGTGCTCGGCGATGCCCTGCAGGCGGTGGCCGTGGAGGGGTTGGACCAGGTCGGCGACTGGCTGGCGGACCTGACCCACGGCCGTGTCGCCATGGTCCAGCCGGGTTCGGACGGTGCCGGCGGCCATAGCGGAAAAACAGGCACGCCGTTACGGGACAAGGTCTCCGGCAAGGCTCCGGAAGGGCTGCTGGCCGGGGTTTACGCGGTGGAAGATCTGCCTGGGGCGCTGTCCCTGCGGGGTCAGTTGAGCCCCGGTGAGTCGGTGGTCACCCGCGACGGCATCTGGCTGGGGCCGGATTGGCTGCGTGTGGTGCGGGAACAGGATCAGGAAGCGGGCATCCTGGAACGCCGCCGGCAGTTGGAAGCGCTGGAAGAGCAGATCGAAACCCTGACCGCCACGGTGGAAGACCTCAAGGCGCGGCTGGAAGAAAACCGCGAGCAGGTGGCGGCGTTGGAGGAAGAACGCGAGGAAACCCAGCGCCAGGGCAGCCGGCTGAGCCGGGAGCTGGGGGAGGTCAACGCCCAGGTCAGTGCCCGCCAGGTGCGCCTGGAGCAGATCACCATGCGCCAGGAACGGCTCGGCCGCGAGCTGGAGGAAACCCGCGGTCAGCTCGAGCAGGAACAGGAACAAATCAAGGAAGCGCGGACGGTGCTGGCGGAAGCCCTGGACGCCATGGAGCAGGACTCCGGCGAGCGCGAGGCGCTGCTGTCGCGGCGTGACGATTACCGCCTGCGTCTGGACGAAGCGCGGCAACAGGCGCGGCAGCATCGTGATCAGGCCCATCAACTGGCCATGGAGGCCCAGGGGGCCCGTACCCAGGCGGATGCCCTGCGTCAGAACCTGGCCCGTCTGGAAGGCCAGGTGGCCAGCCTGGCCGAGCGCAAGGCACTGCTGGAAAGCCAGCTCAGTGAGGGCGGCGACGACCTCGGCCTGGAGCTGCAACAGCAGCTGGACGAAAAACTGGAGCTGCGCCTGGAGGCGGAGCAGAAGCTGGCCGACGCCCGCCGGAAGCTGGAAGACGTGGAACACCAGATGCGCGATCTGGAAGGCCGCCGTGGCCAGTTCGAGCGTCAGGCCCAGGAAGTGCGTGACGCCATCGGCCAGAAGCGCATGCTATGGCAGGAGTTGAGCACCCGCCGGCAGACCGTGGCCGAACAACTCAGCGAGCAGCACTTCGATCTGGAAACGGTGCTCGCCAATCTGCCGGAGGACGCCGACGAGCAGGCCTGGAACCAGGACCTGGAGCAGATCGCCCAGCGCATCGCCCGGCTCGGTCAGATCAACCTGGCCGCCATCGACGAATATCAGCAACAGTCCGAGCGCAAGCAGTATCTGGATCGGCAGAACGAGGATCTGGAAGACGCGCTGCGTACCCTGGACAATGCCATTCGCAAGATCGATCGCGAGACCCGGACCCGCTTCAAGGAGTACTTCGATCGCATCAACAAAGGGCTGCAGGCGCTGTTCCCGAAGGTGTTCGGCGGCGGGCACGCTTACCTGGAGCTGACCGGCGAGGATCTGCTGGATACCGGCGTGGCGATCATGGCGCGGCCACCGGGCAAGCGCAACAGCACCATTCACCTGCTGTCCGGGGGCGAAAAGGCCCTCACCGCCTTGTCGCTGGTGTTCAGTATTTTTGAACTCAACCCGGCACCGTTCTGTCTGTTGGATGAGGTGGACGCGCCTCTGGACGATGCCAATGTGGGCCGTTTCTGTAATCTGGTGCAGGAGATGTCGTCCCGGGTGCAGTTCATTTATATCACCCACAACAAGATCGCCATGGAAATGGCCCACGCTCTGATGGGCGTGACCATGCACGAACCCGGCACCTCGCGTCTGGTCTCCGTGGACGTGGAAGAGGCCGCTGAAATGGCGGCCATGTAACCGCGATGATGTAACAAGAGACAAACAGGCCCGGGGCCGCCGGGCCGTTAAACTGCTTATAGTTTTATGTAACCAGGACACGCTCTTAAGAAGTTTTACCTTATCAGCGTGAATCGCCCGGCTTCCATGCGGATAGCGCTTTGACAGCGGCGGGCGTGTAGCGAATGATTATCTGAACTGACGTATAACCCTAATGTGGTGTCCGCTTGGGGGCACACGCTAAGGAAGGGGCAAATGGGCCTGAATTTGGAAACACTGATCGGCATTCTGGTTATTCTGATTCTGCTGATTCTGGCCGACGGTGTGCGAAGAATGATCCGCGAACGGCACGGGCGCTTGCGTATGCGCATCGATCGCCGTTTCCGTCGTGCCACCGGTGGCGATGATGAAGAAGATGACTTTCTTGACAGCAACCCGGAAGTGATCGGTCGCCCCCGGGTGATCCGTCGCGGCGCCGACGGCGAACCGTTGCCGGAGGACCGTGAGGATCCGCCGATCATGATGGAAGAAGATGAATCGCCGGACGACATGGCCGGACGGCGGGCGGAACAGCAGAATCTGTTCGATGATGAGGCCGAGCCGGAGTCGGAGCCGGAAGAGTCACTGCCGTCCATGCGCGCCAGCCGGGATTTGCCGGAGGACGAGCTGGAACCGCAACCGGCTCGTGAGGCCCCCCGGCCCCGCGCCGAAGCCCGCCAGCCCCGTCGCGATGCGCCACCGCCGGAACGGCAGGTGCAGGAAGTGATCGTGTTCCATCTGATCGCGCGCCGCCCGGACCGTTTCGACGGCGAGGCGATGCTCCGTTATCTGCTGGAATGCGGCCTGCGCTTCGGCGAGATGAACATCTTCCATTGTCATCGGCAAGGCGACGAGTATCCGGAATTCTCCGTGGCCAACGCGGTGGAACCGGGCACCTTCGATATCCAGACCATGGAAGAGCAGGAATTCGCCGGCATTACGTTCTTCATGCAGTTGCCGGGGCCGCAGGATCCGCTGGCGGCGCTGGATCGCATGCTCACCACCGGCCGGCGCATGGCCGAAGGGCTGTACGGCGACCTGCGTGACGAGCAGCACAGCGTTTTGACGCCGCAGACCATGGAACACCTGCGCCAGCGCGTGCAGGAGTTCGAACGGCGCCAGCGCGTATCTCATAGCTGAGCTCGGAGGCCTCAAGACCACTGTAGGAGCTTGCCTTGCAAGCGAATCTGTTGCGCAGAGGCCGATTCGCTTGCAAGGCAAGCTCCCACAGCGGCTCCGTAGCAAAATCTGTAGGAGCCAGCCTTGCTGGCGAATTCGGGTTAAAACCGCCCCCCAGCGCCTGTAGAAAGCAAGGACTCACCCCACCGTGACATCGCCGAAAACCCCGTCTCCCGCCGAGCAAATCAAACAACTGCGGGACCAGCTCAACGACTGGTCTTACCGATACTACGTGCTGGACGATCCCGCCGTTCCCGACCCCGAATACGACCGCCTGTTCCGTCAGTTGCAAGTGCTGGAAAGCGAGCGTCCCGACCTGATCAGCCCGGATTCGCCAACGCAGCGGGTAGGGGACGTGCCGCTGGACGGCTTCAACGAAGTGCGTCATGCCGTGCCCATGCTGAGCCTGGGCAATGCCTTCAATGACGAGGAGCTGCGTGACTTCGACCAGCGCGTCCGCGAGCGTCTGGATGTGAGCGGCAGCATCGACTATGTCGCCGAGCCCAAGCTCGATGGCCTGGCGGTGTCGCTGGTCTATGAGAACGGCGAGTTGGTGCGCGGCGCCACCCGTGGCGACGGTGAAACCGGCGAGGACATTACCGCCAACGTGCGCACCATCAAGTCCATCCCGCTGCGCCTGCGTGGCGACAAGCCGCCGGCCCTGATGGAAGTGCGCGGCGAGGTGGTGATGACCCACCATGGCTTCGCCGAGCTGAACCGGCGCCAAGCCGAGGCGGAGCAGAAAACCTTCGCCAACCCCCGCAACGCCGCCGCCGGCAGCCTGCGGCAACTGGATTCCCGCATTACCGCCCAGCGGCCGCTGGAGTTCTACGCTTACTCCCTGGCGCAACTGGAAGGGGAGAACTGGCCGGATCGCCACTCCGCCATCCTCGAGCGGTTGCGCCAATGGGGACTGCGGGTGAATCCGGAAGTGAAGCTTTGTGATGGCGTGGACGCCTTGCTGGCGTTTTACCAGGACATCCTGGCGCGTCGGGATCAGTTGGACTACGACATCGACGGCGTGGTCTACAAAGTGGACCGGCTCGACTGGCAGCGTGACCTGGGCTTCGTTAGTCGCGCGCCGCGCTGGGCCATCGCGCACAAGTTCCCGGCCCAGGAAGAGATCACCGTTCTCAACGAGGTGGATTGGCAGGTGGGCCGCACCGGGGCGCTGACGCCGGTGGCGAAGCTGGAGCCGGTGCAGGTGGGCGGGGTCACCGTCAGCAATGCCACCCTGCACAATCTGGACGAGATCCGCCGTCTTGGCATTCGCATTGGCGACAGCGTGATCATTTATCGCGCCGGCGATGTCATCCCGAAGGTGGTGGGCAAGGTCCAGGAGCGCAGTCCTGCGGACCCTCAGGTTTTCAAGGGCGGAGAGTCGGCCGCTATCCGCCAGGTCGGGCCCTTCGTCAGGATCCCTCGTGAGTGCTGGCTGAGCCCGCGTTACGCGGATCAACGCGCCCCTCAGGCGCCGCGCCATTGCCCGGTCTGCGACAGCCAGGTGATCCGCAAGCGTGGCGAGGTCGCTTATCGTTGCACCGGTGGCCTGATCTGCGGCGCCCAGCAGCGCGAGGCGATCAAGCATTTCGCTTCGCGGCGCGCCATGGACATCGAGGGCCTGAGCATAAAACGGGTGGACCTGCTGGTGGACCAGGGGCTGGTTAGTAACGTGGCCGACCTCTATCGCCTCAAGGCCGAGGACATCGCCGACCTGGAACGGATGGGCGAGAAGTCCGCCGCCAACCTGATCGAGGCGCTGGCGCACTCCAGGACCGTGAGCCTGGAGCGCTTCCTGTTCGCCCTCGGCATCCTGCAGATCGGCGAAGAAACCGCTAAGGCGCTGGCGGATTGTTTCGGTGACCTGGAGACGATCCGGCGGGCGCCATTGCTGTTGTTCCTGGCGGTGCCGGATGTGGGACTGGAAGTGGCCAAGGCGATTCATGCTTTCTTCCGCGAGCAACATAACGAGGACGTCATCGACGGTCTGCTGGCCGAAGGCGTCCAGCCGCGCGCCAATGGCCATCCCTCCGCGGCCTTCGTGCGGGAGCTGACTCTGGGGTACTTCCTCAAGGCGGCCAAGCGCCTCGGCATGGCGCTGGACGGCGTCGGGGAAAAGTCCCTGGAAACCCTGGGCGGTCACTACAAGACCGTGGCGGCTCTCGCCGAGGCCGATGCCGATGACGCGCCGGTACGCCCGGCCATGCTGGAGCAGGTTCACAAGGCGCTGGGACAGGACGATTGGCGGCAGCGGCTGGAACAGGCCGAGGCGCTGGCTTCCGAGTTGTCCGAAAAGGCGCCGCGGGAAACGGCGGAGCAGGCCCTGGAAGGGCAGACCTGGGTGCTGACCGGCACCTTGTCCCGGCTGACCCGTGATCAGGCCAAGGCGCATCTGCAAAGCCTGGGCGCCAAGGTGGCCGGCAGCGTATCGAAGAAAACCCATTGCGTGGTGGCCGGCGAGGCCGCCGGCTCCAAGCTCTCCGATGCGGAAAAGCTGGAGGTGGAAGTGATGGACGAAGACACCTTCGTCGACTTTCTCGCCGGCCACGGCATCACCTTGTGAAGTGACTCCAGAGACCACAACAAGGCCGCTGTGGGAGCCAGCCCTGCTGGCGAATCTTGGCCAGGAACCCATTCGCCAGCAAGGCTGGCTCCTACGGCGGTTTCATGGCTCGGCCTGGGGGGCACTCTCGATTCCCGTTTTCCCTTTCCGGAGGCCAGCCGCTACCATGTCGCAAACCAGAATTCCGAGGTTACCCATGCGAGCCCTGTTGTTGGCGCTGTTGCTGGTCGGACTGGCGGGCTGCGCGTCCACCCCGACCCAGACCGAAAACGTTTGCGCCGTGTTCGATCAGAAAGGGGGGTGGTTCAATAACTGGTACAAGGCCGCCAAGCGTACCGAGAAGGAATTCGGTGTGCCGGTACCGATCCTGATGGCGACGATCTACAAGGAATCCGGCTTCCAGGCCCGGATCAAACCGCCGCGCACCAAATTGTTGTGGATCATCCCCTGGAAACGCCCTTCCAGCGCCTATGGCTATCCGCAGGCGCTGGACGGCACCTGGGCCTGGTATCAGAAGGAAACCGGCCGCCGGGGGGCCAAGCGCTCCGATTTCGCCGACGCGGTGCACTTCGTCGGCTGGTACCACTACCAGAGCCACGTGCGTAACGGCATCGCGTTGAACGACGCCTACCACCTGTACCTGGCTTATTACGCCGGCCATGGCGGTTACTCACGAGGTGTATGGAAAAACAAACCCTACATGCAGCGATCCGCCCGCCGGGCCGCGGCCATGGCCGATCAGTACCGGGCGCAAATGGCCCGTTGCGGGCGTTGAGGAGGGGAAATGCCGATCGAAGTGCCCTGGCGGGAAGTGAGTGCCGAGACCCTCACCAATCTGATCGAGGAATACGTGACCCGTGACGGCACCGACTACGGTGAGCAGGAAGTGTCGCTGGTCACCAAGGTGGAGCAGGTGCGCCGCATGCTGGAGCGCGGCGAGTGCCGACTGATGTTCGATGAAGCCACCGAGTCCGTGGACCTGGTGATGGTGTAATCCACTGTAGGAGCCAGCCCTGCTGGCGAATTCTTCCACTGTTGGGAAACGATCCATTCGCCAGCAGGGCTGGCTCCTACAGCGGTGTTATAGCTCACCGTGGCCGTTTCTTGCGTCGCTGACGGTGCAGAAACCGCACCGGCGCCAACGCTTTCGCCAGCATGTCGTCCACCGGCAGCGGCAGATCGCTGAGCCGGTCCGCCAGCAGATCCGCGCACAGGGGCGTGCCGGTGATGCCCCGGCTGCCGTGGGCCAGATTCAGCCAGACGCCGGGCGCTTCATCCAGAATCGGTCCCAGCACCCGCGGCTGCGGGCCGCACAGTGGCAGGAAGTCGTTGCTCTGGCAGCGGAACGCCACCCGCCGATCCACCACCTCGATGTGCTCGCCGCCCAGTTCCCGCCACGCTTCCGGCAGATACTGCTTCAACTGCAAGAGATTCACCTGATCGTGATGGTCACTGGGCTGAGGGTTGTCATCGTGCAGATGGAAGGTGGCGCCGACGCAATGCAGGCCGTCCACCGCCGGTGTTAGATAGCCGCCATGACAGCGGGCCTGTTGCCACTTGGCGCTGGCCTCGGTGGCCCGGCAGTAGCTGACCTGCCCGCGAATGATTTTGAGCGGCAGCCAGTGCAGATCGTCGAAGCGGCGGGCCTGGGCGGCGGTGGCCAGTATCAGCGTGTCGCCTTCCAGTTCATCGCCGCTCTGCAGGGACACGCGCACCGGGTCGCCGGCCACATAACCGGTGACCTTGTCCCGGCGCACTTCGATGGCCGGGTGATCCAGCAGTGTCTCGCACCAGGCACCCGGGCGCAGATAGCCGCCGCCGGCGAGCAGCATGCCGCCATCGTCCCGGGGCAGCAGCAGGGTATCGGGCCAGGCTCCGCTTTCCAGGGCCCCGTCCAATTTGTCCTGCTGACGTTGATCCACCGGATACTGCACCACGCCGTTCAAGCGGCCCTGTTCCGGCCCGGGAAACTCAAACCGGGTCAGCCAGCGCAGCGCGTGCACGTAACTCATCTGGTAGAAGCGGTTCTGCGGTGTCGGATGAGCACTGGGCGTTGAGTAGACCACGCCGGCCAGATTGCCGGAAGCGCCCTGGGCGATGCCGGCCGGGTCCAGCACCGTTACCCGCCAGCCCCGTTCGGCCAGTGCCCGGGCGCTGCTGGCGCCGGCCAGGCCGGCCCCGGCGATCACCGCGTGGCCACGCTGCCAATGCCGGGCGGTCCAGTTGTGGTCGCCGAATTCGCCCACCGCCATGTGGCGTTTATGGCCGAAGCCGTCGATGCGGCGTACCCGAAAGCCCGCTTCCTGCAAACCGCGACGCACCTCACCGGCGGCGGTGAAGGTGGCGAAAGTGGCGCCGGGGCGGCTCAGCCGGGCCAATTGCCGGAACAGCTCCGGCTGCCACATATCCGGATTGCGGGACGGCGCGAAGCCGTCCAGGAACCAGGCGTCCACGGCACTGTGGCAATGCCGCCACTGAGCGGTGGCCTCGCCGTACATCAGCGTGAGGCGCACCCGCGGATGCAGTTGCAGGCGATGATAGCCGGGGCAGGGTGGTGGGTACTGCCGCTGCAAGGGCGCCGCCAGATCGGCCAGCTCCGGCCAGTGGGCCAGGGCGCGAGCCAGATCCTCAGCGTGCAGGGGATGCTTTTCCACCGACAGCAGATCCAGCAGGGTGTCTTCCGGCGCCAGCCGCAGGAACTGGCGCGTCGCCAACAGCATGTTCAGGCCGGTACCGAAACCGGTTTCACCGATGACGAAATGCTGCCCGGGACGCAGCGCCCGGAAGCGCTCCTGCAGGCGGTTGCCTTGCAGGAACACATAGTCGCTTTCCGCCATGCCGTCCTGACGGGAGAAGTACGGATCATCGAAATCCGTCGCCACCGGCGTGTCCGCCTGCCAATCCAGCCGGGCTGGTTGCAGGGGTTCGAAGTCACGGTCGGATTCGCCGTTGGACATGGGCGGAGGCTCTCCTCAGAATTGGGCTTTCGATGGCGCCGGCGAGTTTATCACGATGCGGGTCTGGCGTTTGCCGTGTACGGGGCGCTAGTACGTCATTCGCTGCTAAAGCCGCTTCCCACGGACCGGACTACGAAGCCGCTGTAGGAGCTTGCCCTGCAAGCGAATGGGCTCTCCGCCAAAAGATTCGCTTGCAGGGCAAGCTCCTACAGTGACTGCGTAACGCGTTTTTTCGCTGATTTTTGAACTCGGGAGATAGCTTTGATCTGGTCAGTAATGGCACCGGTGGTGGCCTGTGCCGGCGTCGGTTATTTCTGGGGGCGTAGCGGACGTCCCTACGACATTGCCATGGTCAGCACGCTGGTGACCACCGTGGCCACGCCGTGCTTGATCGTCGCTACGTTGGGTAAAACCGGACTGTCGCTGACGGCGCTGATGGAAATGGCCGGGCTCTACGCGGCGGTGTTCATCGGTACCGCGCTGATCGCCCTGGCGGTGATTCGTATCAGTGGCCGCTCGCCACGGGTGTTCCTGCCGGCAATGTTATTTCCCAACACTGGCAATATGGGGCTGCCGCTGTGTTTGCTGGCTTTTGGTGACCATGGTCTGGCCCTGGCGCTGGCCTGGATGATGCTGTCGTCGGTACTGCAATTCTCTTTCGGGCTGGCGGTGGTCAGCGGCCAGGGGATATCGCGCAAGCTGTTCATGCACCCGATTCTGATATCAGTGGTGATCGCTCTGATCATGGTGATTTTTCGCATCCACTTACCGGAGTGGCTGTTCAACAGCGTCAGTCTGATTGGCGATCTGGTGATTCCGATGATGTTGATCACGCTGGGCGTGTCCCTGTCGCAACTGCGAGTCAACGACCTTGGCCCCGGCGCCGCTTTTGCCGTATTACGACTGGGAACAGGATTTGCGCTGGGCTGGCTGATCTGTGAAGTGACTGGCACCGAAGGCATGGTGCGCGGCGTCGTGTTGATCCAATCCACCATGCCGGTGGCGGTGTTCAATTACCTATTGGCGCAGACGTACCGCCAGGGCCCGGAACAGGTGGCGGCCATGGTCATGTGTTCCACTGCGTTATCATTCGTGACTCTGCCGTTGTTATTGATGGTGGCGATGGGTTAATCCCGTTCGCTGCTCTGCGCGGCGCGAAATTCCGCCTGAGCCCGCTTCAGCAATAACAACAGCCAGCGGCTGTTCTGGTCCCGCGAATAGCCCTCGAACAGCAAAAAGTGGTCGCCCATGTGCATCAGCAGCAGCGCCTGGTCACGACGGTTGCCGTTGTTGTCCAGCCAATGCCAGCGGCTGCTGGCGGTGGCATGGCCTTCCAGATCGAACAGCCGTTCCTCATCCACGGTGAGCGACAGATCCGGGCGTTGCATCAGGTGGTCCAGGCGCCGTTGCCGCAGTTGACCGTAGCGGCCGGACACTGCCCGTTGTGGCGACATCCGCTCCCAGCCTCCCGGCATCGGCGCCACCGCCACGGTAACGCGTTCGCGGGCCGGGGCCGGCAGACGGTAACGCCACTGGCGCCGCCGTGGCGCGGTAATCTCGCCATCGGCTTCCAGGCCGGCCAGGGTGTCCGGCGTGTGGAAGCGGTGCACGTCCCAGTTCGGGTCGTCGGCCAGCAAACGGGGTGGCGACGAAGTGCGGGTAATGTTCTGGCAACCGCTCAATCCCAGGCCGAACAACAGGAAAGTAAAAAAAAGAATCCTCACGGGCACGGTGGTTCCGTCGTTATGGCTGAAGCGCCTATGATGACATAGTCGTTCCCGCCGCGACTGCCCGCGGGCGCACAGTGTGCGGCGATGCGTCGTCATCGCCGGTGATGGATGGCACAATGGAACGGCTCGGGAAGAGCGGAGCACCGGTTGGCCCTGGATGGGAGAAGCGGTTGGCCAGTAAAAGAACAGCCTTTCCCGCTATTGCGTTGATGGCGGCGTTGATCACGGTGCCATTCGTGTTGTTGGCGCTGTTGATTCTGCAACACCGCCTGGCGGTAC
This sequence is a window from Alloalcanivorax dieselolei B5. Protein-coding genes within it:
- the mnmC gene encoding bifunctional tRNA (5-methylaminomethyl-2-thiouridine)(34)-methyltransferase MnmD/FAD-dependent 5-carboxymethylaminomethyl-2-thiouridine(34) oxidoreductase MnmC, producing the protein MSNGESDRDFEPLQPARLDWQADTPVATDFDDPYFSRQDGMAESDYVFLQGNRLQERFRALRPGQHFVIGETGFGTGLNMLLATRQFLRLAPEDTLLDLLSVEKHPLHAEDLARALAHWPELADLAAPLQRQYPPPCPGYHRLQLHPRVRLTLMYGEATAQWRHCHSAVDAWFLDGFAPSRNPDMWQPELFRQLARLSRPGATFATFTAAGEVRRGLQEAGFRVRRIDGFGHKRHMAVGEFGDHNWTARHWQRGHAVIAGAGLAGASSARALAERGWRVTVLDPAGIAQGASGNLAGVVYSTPSAHPTPQNRFYQMSYVHALRWLTRFEFPGPEQGRLNGVVQYPVDQRQQDKLDGALESGAWPDTLLLPRDDGGMLLAGGGYLRPGAWCETLLDHPAIEVRRDKVTGYVAGDPVRVSLQSGDELEGDTLILATAAQARRFDDLHWLPLKIIRGQVSYCRATEASAKWQQARCHGGYLTPAVDGLHCVGATFHLHDDNPQPSDHHDQVNLLQLKQYLPEAWRELGGEHIEVVDRRVAFRCQSNDFLPLCGPQPRVLGPILDEAPGVWLNLAHGSRGITGTPLCADLLADRLSDLPLPVDDMLAKALAPVRFLHRQRRKKRPR
- a CDS encoding AEC family transporter gives rise to the protein MIWSVMAPVVACAGVGYFWGRSGRPYDIAMVSTLVTTVATPCLIVATLGKTGLSLTALMEMAGLYAAVFIGTALIALAVIRISGRSPRVFLPAMLFPNTGNMGLPLCLLAFGDHGLALALAWMMLSSVLQFSFGLAVVSGQGISRKLFMHPILISVVIALIMVIFRIHLPEWLFNSVSLIGDLVIPMMLITLGVSLSQLRVNDLGPGAAFAVLRLGTGFALGWLICEVTGTEGMVRGVVLIQSTMPVAVFNYLLAQTYRQGPEQVAAMVMCSTALSFVTLPLLLMVAMG